Part of the Brevibacillus brevis genome is shown below.
AAAAGCTGAGGACCTTTGCGATCTTCAGCTTTTTCGTTTGTTTCCCACATGAATCTAAGAGGCAGTATTTTGCGTGTTTAACGTTTTTTTGCTCGAATTTCCAGACCGAATGTTGCTGCTAACAATCCCAGTCAAAATAATGATGACTCCCATCCACTGGGCCATATTGATGGGTTCCGCTAGCACCAATGAGGACATGGCTATGACAACCGGCAGTTCAGATGCTGTCAGAATGGTTCCCAATCCAGAACCGACATGCGGCATGCCAATGGAAAACAATAGGGGAGGAAGGACGACCCCGAATATACCCAGTGCCAATCCATAAGGAATCAACCCCGCTACTACATTCCACTCCAATAAAAACGTGGGCGGGAAAACGACAAATACAGTGAAGAGTCCCCCCGATGAAAGCAGAGCACTTTTTAAAATGGGAGGAGTGGCTTTTTCCACGGAGCTACTCAAAAACACGAATGTGGAAAAGGTGAATGCGGCGAGCAGTCCCCACACGCTTCCTATCCATGACAACGACATCTGTTC
Proteins encoded:
- a CDS encoding DMT family transporter; its protein translation is MKLWHYALIVFLGGCCYGILSTFVKLAYAAGFTVSAVTGGQYFFGVVLTWLVVVFTKKKKLTLRQTAKLLLSGIPFGLTGVFYYQALQTLNASLAIVLLFQFVWIGALLEWVFHKKKPTPSKLISIGLLLIGSLLAANVLFQEQMSLSWIGSVWGLLAAFTFSTFVFLSSSVEKATPPILKSALLSSGGLFTVFVVFPPTFLLEWNVVAGLIPYGLALGIFGVVLPPLLFSIGMPHVGSGLGTILTASELPVVIAMSSLVLAEPINMAQWMGVIIILTGIVSSNIRSGNSSKKTLNTQNTAS